The proteins below are encoded in one region of Ricinus communis isolate WT05 ecotype wild-type chromosome 6, ASM1957865v1, whole genome shotgun sequence:
- the LOC125370269 gene encoding uncharacterized protein LOC125370269: MMFVSPSENRFQQTNIALRNQQASIQNLENQIGQISKMLAERQSGMLPSTIESNPREHVKAITLRSGKQLASSLPIADDDVIVQDEPARKEPEPEIIELVRIEDKMKSLVRKYQPPIPYPARLKQEKLRINLPFIEAISQMPRYARFLKEILSNKRKLEDLGLVALNEECSAIFQNKLPVKRCDLESFTVPCIISDLHVSDALADLGASINLMPSSLFKKLGLSEPKPTRMNIQLAYRTVKYHRE, from the exons ATGATGTTCGTGTCCCCTTCAGAGAACAGGTTTCAGCAGACAAATATagctcttagaaatcagcaGGCCTCCATACAGAATTTGGAGAATCAGATaggccagatttctaagatgctggCTGAGAGACAGTCAGGGATGCTTCCCAGTACCATAGAgtcaaacccgagggagcatgtCAAGGCTATCACCTTGAGATCAGGTAAGCAGTTAGCTAGTTCTTTACCTATAGCTGATGATGACGTTATTGTGCAGGATGAGCCAGCTAGGAAGGAGCCAGAGCCTGAGATCATAGAGCTTGTGCGAATTGAGGACAAGATGAAGAGTCTTGTGAGGAAATACCAGCCTCCAATTCCATATCCTGCCAGGTTGAAGCAAGAAAAG CTGAGGATTAACCTACCTTTTATTGAGGCTATATCGCAGATGCCTAGGTATGCGAGGTTCCTGAAAGAGATTctaagcaacaagaggaagttggaggacTTGGGACTTGTGGCATTAAATGAGGAGTGCTCAGCCATTTTTCAAAACAAGCTGCCAGTAAAGAGGTGTGATCTAGAGAGTTTCACTGTTCCCTGTATTATTAGTGATTTGCATGTTAGTGATgctttagctgatttaggagctagcatCAATCTAATGCCTAGCAGTTTGTTTAAGAAATTAGGTTTGAGTGAGCCTAAACCTACTAGAATGAACATACAGTTAGCATATAGGACTGTGAAATATCATAGGGAATAG